A window from Apteryx mantelli isolate bAptMan1 chromosome 27, bAptMan1.hap1, whole genome shotgun sequence encodes these proteins:
- the XKR8 gene encoding XK-related protein 8 isoform X1 has translation MAARDGPPRYRLLELLLTAAGAAGAVLDLGADVWLAVGYARAGHHGWAALVLALLGAASLATHGCSWLWYGTDPPALGPRLPRRALALLHLLQLGYAYRCLCALKMGWKLCRAKAASEQEQSHMAFLSHDISMLRLFETFLENTPQLTLLLYVILRTNKAEPSQGVGICTAVLCVTWSLLDYHQSLRSFLQDKYELSLCSSFIYFLWNLFLICPRILVVALFALLWPYGIVVHFPLVWLAMFFWVNMQGTDFMESPGPEQLYRAMVAVILYFSWFNVAKGRTLYRSIIYHSFILVDSILLAVSWLWCRSPSDEYLYLIPVVSAALPCYVLGLVLRLIYYKWLHPNVRAQQQDRYDEVDASGRTVGLEFRVGSAPAVVNRRMQWLAQTQFAVSLRGEQSLLNGTAADTAV, from the exons atgGCGGCCCGGGACGGCCCGCCGCGGTAccggctgctggagctgctgctgacggcggcgggcgcggcgggggcggtgcTGGACCTGGGGGCCGACGTGTGGCTGGCGGTGGGGTACGCGCGGGCCGGGCACCACGGCTGGGCCgcgctggtgctggcgctgctCGGGGCCGCCTCGCTGGCCACGCACGGCTGCAGCTGGCTCTGGTACGGCACCGACCCGCCGGCGCTggggccgcggctgccgcgccgcgcgctcgctctcctccacctcctccagctCGGCTACGCCTACAG GTGTCTCTGTGCTCTGAAAATGGGCTGGAAGCTGTGCCGGGCAAAGGCTGCAtcggagcaggagcaaagccacATGGCCTTCCTTTCCCATGATATCAGTATGCTGCGTCTCTTCGAGACTTTCCTGGAGAACACTCCACAGCTCACCTTGCTCCTCTACGTTATCCTGCGGACAAACAAGGCAGAGCCTTCCCAAG GAGTGGGGATCTGCACTGCTGTCCTGTGTGTGACCTGGTCCCTGCTGGACTATCACCAGTCCCTGCGCTCCTTTTTGCAGGACAAGTACGAGTTGAGCCTATGTTCCTCCTTCATCTACTTCCTGTGGAACCTTTTCCTCATCTGCCCCCGCATCCTCGTGGTTGCCCTCTTCGCCTTGCTCTGGCCATACGGTATTGTCGTGCACTTCCCACTTGTGTGGCTGGCCATGTTCTTCTGGGTCAACATGCAGGGGACAGACTTCATGGAGTCGCCTGGCCCTGAGCAGCTCTACAGAGCCATGGTGGCTGTGATCCTCTACTTCAGCTGGTTCAACGTGGCAAAGGGGAGAACACTGTACCGCAGTATCATCTATCACAGCTTTATCCTGGTGGACAGCATTCTGCTGGCTGTGTCCTGGCTCTGGTGCCGCTCGCCCTCCGATGAGTACTTGTACCTCATCCCAGTGGTTtctgctgccctgccctgctaTGTTTTGGGGCTTGTGTTGAGACTCATCTATTACAAGTGGCTGCATCCCAATGTGCGGGCGCAGCAGCAGGACAGGTATGACGAAGTGGATGCCAGTGGAAGGACCGTTGGGCTGGAGTTTCGTGTTGGCTCAGCACCAGCTGTTGTGAACAGGCGAATGCAGTGGCTGGCCCAGACCCAGTTTGCAGTTTCTTTGCGGGGAGAGCAGAGCCTGCTCAATGGAACTGCTGCTGACACTGCTGTCTGA
- the XKR8 gene encoding XK-related protein 8 isoform X2 has product MPASQPLALLPPGGSDFVQLKLWLGFHRKDERKTFHGKGLERCLCALKMGWKLCRAKAASEQEQSHMAFLSHDISMLRLFETFLENTPQLTLLLYVILRTNKAEPSQGVGICTAVLCVTWSLLDYHQSLRSFLQDKYELSLCSSFIYFLWNLFLICPRILVVALFALLWPYGIVVHFPLVWLAMFFWVNMQGTDFMESPGPEQLYRAMVAVILYFSWFNVAKGRTLYRSIIYHSFILVDSILLAVSWLWCRSPSDEYLYLIPVVSAALPCYVLGLVLRLIYYKWLHPNVRAQQQDRYDEVDASGRTVGLEFRVGSAPAVVNRRMQWLAQTQFAVSLRGEQSLLNGTAADTAV; this is encoded by the exons ATGCCTGCATCCCAGCcccttgccctgctccctcccggaggcagtgATTTTGTGCAGCTAAAGCTGTGGTTGGGTTTCCAcagaaaagatgaaaggaaaacttTTCACGGAAAGGGGCTGGAAAG GTGTCTCTGTGCTCTGAAAATGGGCTGGAAGCTGTGCCGGGCAAAGGCTGCAtcggagcaggagcaaagccacATGGCCTTCCTTTCCCATGATATCAGTATGCTGCGTCTCTTCGAGACTTTCCTGGAGAACACTCCACAGCTCACCTTGCTCCTCTACGTTATCCTGCGGACAAACAAGGCAGAGCCTTCCCAAG GAGTGGGGATCTGCACTGCTGTCCTGTGTGTGACCTGGTCCCTGCTGGACTATCACCAGTCCCTGCGCTCCTTTTTGCAGGACAAGTACGAGTTGAGCCTATGTTCCTCCTTCATCTACTTCCTGTGGAACCTTTTCCTCATCTGCCCCCGCATCCTCGTGGTTGCCCTCTTCGCCTTGCTCTGGCCATACGGTATTGTCGTGCACTTCCCACTTGTGTGGCTGGCCATGTTCTTCTGGGTCAACATGCAGGGGACAGACTTCATGGAGTCGCCTGGCCCTGAGCAGCTCTACAGAGCCATGGTGGCTGTGATCCTCTACTTCAGCTGGTTCAACGTGGCAAAGGGGAGAACACTGTACCGCAGTATCATCTATCACAGCTTTATCCTGGTGGACAGCATTCTGCTGGCTGTGTCCTGGCTCTGGTGCCGCTCGCCCTCCGATGAGTACTTGTACCTCATCCCAGTGGTTtctgctgccctgccctgctaTGTTTTGGGGCTTGTGTTGAGACTCATCTATTACAAGTGGCTGCATCCCAATGTGCGGGCGCAGCAGCAGGACAGGTATGACGAAGTGGATGCCAGTGGAAGGACCGTTGGGCTGGAGTTTCGTGTTGGCTCAGCACCAGCTGTTGTGAACAGGCGAATGCAGTGGCTGGCCCAGACCCAGTTTGCAGTTTCTTTGCGGGGAGAGCAGAGCCTGCTCAATGGAACTGCTGCTGACACTGCTGTCTGA
- the SMPDL3B gene encoding LOW QUALITY PROTEIN: acid sphingomyelinase-like phosphodiesterase 3b (The sequence of the model RefSeq protein was modified relative to this genomic sequence to represent the inferred CDS: inserted 1 base in 1 codon), producing the protein MKSFALLVLCPLSAALTGNGAPGVVAAAGDSRAPARPAELRRLSRRRXGRFWHVTDLHWDPGYDVTAAPSQVCPSGGSRAAAAAGPWGSYLCDAPWRLLNSSVCAMRSLLRQPDFILWTGDDTPHVPNEQLGEKQVLHIIENLTSLIKQIFPETKVYAAMGNHDFHPKNQFPGKEHRIYNQTAELWRSWLNDTSVPLFRAGAFYSEKLPSPNTRGRMIVLNTNLYYDQNNQTAAEEDPGGQFQWLEETLTNASKAEEMVYIAGHIPPGFFEKKRSKPWFQSNFNERYLKIVQKHHRVIAAQFFGHHHTDSFRMFYGDTGSPVNVMFLAPGVTPWKTTLPGVANGANNPGIRVIEYDPNTLQVKDMVTYYLNLTHANMMSPIWEKEYRLTEAFQVPDGSAQSMQTVLERISKDAQYLQRYYEFNSVKYDLTLCEEACRIDHVCAIREVDFIRYNECIKASSSASAISSVFLLLVCLLLALLRPQQAL; encoded by the exons ATGAAGTCCTTCGCGCTCCTCGTGCTCTGCCCGCTCTCCGCGGCTCTCACAGGTAACGGGGCGCCGGGGGTGGTCGCGGCCGCGGGCGACTCccgggcgcccgcccgccccgctgaGCTGCGGCGTCTctcccggcggc cagggcgctTCTGGCACGTCACCGACCTGCACTGGGACCCCGGCTACGACGTGACGGCGGCGCCCTCGCAGGTGTGCCCCTCGGGCGGctcgcgggccgcggcggccgccgggccctGGGGCAGCTACCTCTGCGACGCCCCGTGGCGCctgctgaactcctccgtctgcGCCATGAGGAGCCTCCTGCGGCAGCCCGACTTCATCCTTTGGACCGG aGATGATACTCCTCATGTCCCCAATGAGCAGCTTGGAGAAAAACAGGTTCTGCATATAATTGAAAATCTGACTTCTCTGATAAAACAGATATTTCCAG AAACTAAAGTCTATGCTGCGATGGGCAATCATGACTTCCACCCCAAGAATCAGTTTCCAGGGAAGGAGCACAGGATCTACAACCAAACGGCCGAACTATGGCGCTCCTGGCTGAACGATACTTCCGTTCCTCTGTTCAGAGCAG GTGCTTTCTACAGTGAGAAGCTGCCCAGCCCAAATACAAGGGGTCGAATGATTGTCCTCAATACCAATCTGTACTATGACCAGAATAACCAGACAGCTGCTGAGGAAGATCCTGGCGGGCAGTTCCAATGGCTGGAAGAAACACTGACCAACGCctcaaaagcagaagaaatg GTCTACATTGCTGGGCACATTCCTCCTGGTTTCTTTgagaagaaaagaagcaagcCCTGGTTCCAGAGTAACTTTAATGAAAGATACCTGAAAATCGTGCAGAAGCACCATAGAGTGATTGCTGCCCAGTTTTTTGGACACCATCACACTGACAGCTTTCGGATGTTTTACGGTGATACAG GTTCTCCAGTCAACGTCATGTTCTTAGCCCCTGGAGTGACTCCTTGGAAAACAACATTACCTGGAGTGGCCAATGGAGCCAACAACCCTGGGATCCGGGTGATTGAATATGATCCAAACACCCTTCAAGTGAAG gatATGGTGACTTACTATTTGAATCTAACTCATGCTAATATGATGTCCCCAATATGGGAGAAAGAGTATAGGCTGACAGAAGCTTTCCAAGTCCCTGATGGCTCTGCCCAGTCCATGCAAACAGTGCTGGAGAGGATATCAAAGGATGCACAGTATCTGCAGCGGTATTATGAGTTTAACTCTGTCAAGTATGACCTTACCCTGTGTGAGGAGGCCTGCCGCATTGACCATGTTTGTGCCATCAGGGAAGTTGATTTTATACGATACAATGAGTGTATTAAAGCCAGCAGCTCTGCCTCTGCCATcagcagtgtttttcttttactggTCTGCTTGCTGTTAGCTCTCCTCCGTCCCCAGCAAGCACTCTAA
- the RPA2 gene encoding replication protein A 32 kDa subunit, translating into MWSGQGTFEGGYSGVGGSGPAGGYMQSPGGFGSPAGTQAEKKQRARSQNIVPCTVSQLLAAEQVDETFRIRDVEISQVTVMGIIRHAEKAPTNILYKVDDMTAAPMDVRQWVDTDEAGGENVVVPPGTYVKVAGHLRSFQNKKSLVAFKIMPLENMNEFTTHILEIVNAHMILRKNLMSASRMPQSLSSAGIGDMGGYGGGGSLPVNGLTAHQSQVLNLIKNCPVAEGMSLQELKFQLHNISMATIKQAVEFLSSEGHIYSTVDDDHYKSTDAE; encoded by the exons ATGTGGAGCGGGCAGG gTACCTTCGAGGGCGGCTACAGCGGCGTGGGCGGCTCGGGGCCCGCAGGCGGCTACATGCAGTCCCCGGGAGGCTTCGGCTCCCCCGCCGGCACCCAGGCTGAGAAGAAGCAG AGAGCCCGCTCCCAGAATATCGTGCCCTGCACCGTGTCGCAGCTGCTGGCAGCCGAGCAGGTCGACGAAACCTTCAGGATCCGCGACGTGGAGATCTCCCAG GTCACCGTTATGGGGATAATTCGGCACGCGGAGAAGGCGCCCACAAACATTCTCTACAAAGTAGACGACATGACGGCGGCCCCGATGGATGTCAGGCAGTGGGTTGATACCGAC GAGGCAGGTGGTGAGAATGTTGTGGTACCTCCAGGAACTTACGTAAAAGTAGCTGGTCATCTTCGATCTTTCCAG aataagaaaagcTTGGTGGCGTTTAAGATCATGCCTCTAGAAAATATGAATGAATTTACCACACACATACTAGAAATCGTCAATGCACATATGATCCTCAGAAAAAATCTTATG TCAGCATCGAGAATGCCTcagtctctctcctctgctgggaTAGGTGACATGGGGGGCTACGGAGGAGGTGGCAGCCTGCCAGTGAACGGACTCACAGCACATCAGAGTCAG GTGCTTAACTTGATTAAGAACTGCCCTGTTGCAGAAGGTATGAGTCTTCAAGAGCTAAAATTTCAGCTCCACAATATCAGTATGGCAACAATCAA gcAAGCAGTTGAATTCCTTAGCAGTGAGGGACATATCTATTCCACTGTGGATGATGATCACTATAAGTCTACAGATGCTGAGTGA
- the THEMIS2 gene encoding protein THEMIS2: MEPLSFQKYICSLNPAVLPRILRICSGVYFQGSVYEISGNECCLSTGDFLKIIAIKLQKVICEDVEMGQTTELPLTFKGEWGCPGTAHCCQDPGPALQGRKARDLTLQEVLGLQGSWPQRLFCPALGSCPILLSPVYEVQAIMHLRKDVVKIPSTLEVDVEDITEEVQHIHFIKPLLLSEVLQMEEALPVRAEILEGPSSLAVFKNDWIARLQKGQQIQIHGKGCAWKVLASARKGTRHFLLSSAYQGRFRRRPREFTTAYELAASLQAGQRLRVVVTQDCEGHEEDMPSLSVGDRLEVRCLLQASTSTTVLLCNRSSIEEEEGEESEELMLPLDLRGSFVEEMCDSKKYSLAEILEQLPLPCDVKVVAKDPSLTRDMLSSFSALRLEVRVTEPFLVSSFCEEPNKSFEIPPRWLDMSLFFTEEPVHPQAPSTDWSRVEELKEPFYYHLLKQLPGSSAPPPPRPPRRKEAVGKAGLRTAKATGPEKAKPPSLAVSKSPLSQKTRSPFIARSTPNEYSMHLRLQRASQPSKTPKDKGAETSDSDHDYETVDEDLQKTICKMQTVFPF; this comes from the exons ATGGAGCCCCTATCCTTCCAGAAATACATCTGCTCCCTGAACCCCGCTGTACTGCCTCGCATCCTCAGGATTTGTTCCGGGGTCTACTTCCAAG GCTCTGTATATGAGATCTCAGGCAACGAATGTTGCTTATCGACTGGAGACTTCCTAAAAATAATTGCCATCAAGCTGCAGAAGGTCATTTGTGAGGATGTGGAGATGGGGCAAACAACAGAACTGCCACTGACCTTTAAAGGTGAGTGGGGCTGCCCAGGCACAGCCCACTGCTGCCAGGACCCAGGCCCT GCACTGcaggggaggaaggca CGGGACCTCACGCTGCAagaggtgctggggctgcagggcagctggccGCAACGCCTGTTCTGCCCCGCACTCGGCTCATGTCCCATCCTCCTCAGCCCCGTCTACGAAGTGCAAGCCATCATGCACT tgcgGAAGGACGTGGTGAAAATCCCCTCCACGCTGGAAGTGGATGTGGAAGACATCACGGAGGAGGTGCAGCACATCCATTTTATCAAGCCACTGCTGCTTAGCGAGgtgctgcagatggaggaagcCCTCCCTGTCCGCGCCGAGATCCTGGAGGGGCCCAGCTCCCTGGCTGTCTTCAAGAACGACTGGATTGCCCGCCTGCAGAAAGGCCAGCAGATCCAGATCCATGGCAAGGGCTGTGCTTGGAAAGTCCTCGCCTCGGCTCGCAAGGGCACCCGCCATTTCCTCCTCTCCAGCGCATACCAGGGCAGGTTTCGGAGGCGCCCCAGGGAGTTCACCACGGCGTacgagctggctgccagcctgcAGGCCGGCCAGCGCCTGCGTGTGGTGGTCACTCAGGACTGCGAGGGCCACGAGGAGGACATGCCCTCGCTCAGCGTGGGCGACCGGCTGGAAGTGCGCTGCCTGCTCcaggccagcaccagcaccaccgTGCTGCTGTGTAACCGAAGCAGCattgaggaagaggagggggaggagagtgAAGAGCTGATGCTGCCTCTAGACCTGAGAGGCAGCTTTGTGGAAGAGATGTGCGACAGCAAGAAGTACAGCCTCGCGGAGATCCTGgagcagctccccctgccctgcgaCGTCAAGGTGGTGGCCAAGGACCCTTCGCTCACCCGCGACATGCTCAGCTCCTTCTCTGCCTTGCGGCTGGAGGTACGGGTCACCGAGCCCTTCTTGGTCAGCAGCTTCTGTGAGGAGCCAAACAAGAGCTTTGAGATCCCACCACGGTGGCTGGACATGTCCCTGTTCTTCACGGAGGAGCCTGTCCACCCACAGGCTCCCTCCACAGACTGGTCGCGGGTTGAGGAGCTGAAGGAGCCTTTCTACTACCACTTACTGAAGCAGCTGCCGGGCAGCTCAGCTCCCCCTCCACCGCGGCCCCCCAGGAGGAAGGAGGCTGTGGGCAAGGCAGGCCTCAGAACAGCCAAAGCAACTGGCCCTGAGAAAGCAAAG CCGCCTTCCCTGGCTGTGTCCAAGTCTCCCTTGTCCCAGAAAACAAGAAGCCCCTTCATTGCACGGAGCACCCCGAACGAGTACAGCATGCACCTCCGCTTGCAGAGAGCATCCCAGCCAAGCAAGACCCCAAAGGACAAAG GTGCGGAGACCAGCGATTCTGACCACGACTATGAAACAGTTGATGAAGATCTTCAAAAGACAATTTGTAAAATGCAGACTGTCTTTCCTTTCTAA